One segment of Hippopotamus amphibius kiboko isolate mHipAmp2 chromosome 4, mHipAmp2.hap2, whole genome shotgun sequence DNA contains the following:
- the MTA1 gene encoding metastasis-associated protein MTA1 isoform X2, translating to MAANMYRVGDYVYFENSSSNPYLIRRIEELNKTANGNVEAKVVCFYRRRDISSTLIALADKHATLSVCYKTGSGADNGEEGEIEEEMENPEMVDLPEKLKHQLRHRELFLSRQLESLPATHIRGKCSVTLLNETESLKSYLEREDFFFYSLVYDPQQKTLLADKGEIRVGNRYQADITDLLKEGEEDGRDQSKLETKVWEAHNPLVDKQIDQFLVVARSVGTFARALDCSSSVRQPSLHMSAAAASRDITLFHAMDTLHRSVYDVAKAISALVPQGGPVLCRDEMEEWSASEASLFEEALEKYGKDFTDIQQDFLPWKSLTSIIEYYYMWKTTDRYVQQKRLKAAEAESKLKQVYIPNYNKPNPNQISVSSVKAGVVNGAGAPGQSPGAGRACESCYTTQSYQWYSWGPPNMQCRLCASCWTYWKKYGGLKMPTRLDGERPGPNRSNMSPHGIPARSSGSPKFAVKTRQAFYLHTTKLTRIARRLCREILRPWHAARHPYMPINSAAIKAECTARLPEASQSPLVLKQAVRKPLEAVLRYLETHPRPPKPEPVKSVSGVLSGLAPAKSAPVINNGSPTILGKRSYEQHNGVDGLANHGQTRHMGPSRNLLLNGKAYPTKVRLIRGGSLPPVKRRRMNWIDAPDDVFYMATEETRKIRKLLSSSETKRAARRPYKPIALRPSQALPLRPPPPAPVNDEPIVIED from the exons ACTACGTCTACTTCGAGAACTCCTCCAGCAACCCGTACCTGATCCGGAGGATTGAGGAGCTCAACAAG ACGGCCAACGGGAACGTGGAGGCCAAGGTGGTGTGCTTCTACAGGAGGCGGGACATCTCCAGCACCCTCATCGCCCTGGCCGACAAGCACGCCA CCCTGTCCGTCTGCTATAAAACCGGATCGGGGGCCGACAACGGCGAGGAAG GAGAAatagaggaggaaatggaaaacCCAGAAATGGTAGACCTACCTGAGAAGCTCAAGCACCAGTTGAGGCATCGAGAACTATTTCTCTCAAGACAGTTGGAGTCACTGCCCGCCACCCACATCAG AGGGAAGTGCAGTGTCACTTTGCTCAACGAGACTGAGTCCCTCAAGTCCTACCTGGAGCGGGAG GACTTCTTCTTCTACTCTCTCGTCTACGACCCCCAGCAGAAGACCCTCCTGGCTGACAAGGGGGAGATCCGCGTAGGGAACCGGTACCAGGCGGACATCACCGACCTGCTGAAAGAAG GTGAGGAGGACGGCCGAGACCAGTCCAAGCTGGAGACCAAAGTGTGGGAGGCACACAACCCGCTCGTGGACAAGCAGATCGACCAGTTCCTGGTGGTGGCCCG ctccgTGGGCACCTTCGCGCGCGCCCTGGACTGCAGCAGCTCGGTCCGACAGCCCAGCCTGCACATGAGCGCCGCGGCCGCCTCCCGGGACATCACCTTG TTCCACGCCATGGACACCCTGCACAGGAGTGTGTACGATGTCGCCAAGGCCATCTCAGCCCTGGTGCCGCAGGgggggcccgtgctctgcagggACGAGATGGAGGAGTGGTCGGCCTCAGAGGCCAGCCTTTTCGAGGAGGCCCTGGAAAAATACGGGAAGGACTTCACGGACATTCAGCAAGATTTC CTGCCCTGGAAGTCGCTCACCAGCATCATCGAGTACTACTACATGTGGAAGACCACGGACAGATACGTGCAGCAG AAACGCTTGAAAGCAGCTGAGGCGGAGAGCAAGTTAAAGCAAGTCTATATCCCCAACTA TAACAAGCCAAACCCGAACCAGATCAGCGTCAGTAGCGTCAAGGCAGGCGTGGTGAACGGCGCAGGGGCGCCAGGCCAGAGCCCCGGGGCGGGCCGGGCCTGCGAGAGCTGTTACA CCACCCAGTCTTACCAGTGGTATTCTTGGGGTCCCCCTAACATGCAGTGTCGCCTCTGCGCGTCTTGTTGGACATATTGGAAGAAATATGGTGGCTTGAAAATGCCAACCCGGTTAGATGGAGAGAGGCCAGGACCCAACCGCAGTAACATG AGCCCCCACGGCATCCCAGCCCGGAGCAGCGGGAGCCCCAAGTTTGCCGTGAAGACGAGACAGGCCTTCTACCTGCACACCACCAAGCTCACACGGATCGCCCGGCGCCTGTGCCGCGAGATTCTGCGCCCGTGGCACGCTGCCCGGCACCcttacatgcccatcaacagtgcagCCATCAAGGCCGAGT GCACAGCCCGGCTGCCCGAAGCCTCCCAGAGCCCGCTGGTGCTGAAGCAGGCGGTGCGGAAGCCCCTGGAGGCTGTGCTGCGGTACCTCG agacccacccccgcccccccaagccCGAGCCCGTGAAGAGCGTGTCCGGCGTGCTCAGCGGCCTGGCCCCCGCCAAGTCGGCGCCCGTCATCAACAACGGCTCCCCCACCATCCTGGGCAAGAGGAGCTACGAGCAGCACAACGGGGTGGACG GTCTGGCGAATCACGGACAGACCAGGCACATG GGACCAAGCCGGAACCTCCTGCTCAACGGGAAGGCGTACCCCACCAAGGTGCGGCTGATCCGGGGGGGCTCCCTGCCCCCCGTCAAGCGGCGGCGGATGAACTGGATCGACGCCCCCGACGACGTGTTCTACATGGCCACCGAGGAGACCAG GAAGATCCGCAAGCTGCTCTCGTCCTCCGAGACCAAGCGCGCGGCCCGCAGGCCCTACAAGCCCATCGCCCTGCGCCCGAGCCAGGCCCTGCCGCtgcggccgccgccgcccgcgcccgtcAACGACGAGCCCATCGTCATCGAGGACTAg
- the MTA1 gene encoding metastasis-associated protein MTA1 isoform X4 → MAANMYRVGDYVYFENSSSNPYLIRRIEELNKTANGNVEAKVVCFYRRRDISSTLIALADKHATLSVCYKTGSGADNGEEGEIEEEMENPEMVDLPEKLKHQLRHRELFLSRQLESLPATHIRGKCSVTLLNETESLKSYLEREDFFFYSLVYDPQQKTLLADKGEIRVGNRYQADITDLLKEGEEDGRDQSKLETKVWEAHNPLVDKQIDQFLVVARSVGTFARALDCSSSVRQPSLHMSAAAASRDITLFHAMDTLHRSVYDVAKAISALVPQGGPVLCRDEMEEWSASEASLFEEALEKYGKDFTDIQQDFLPWKSLTSIIEYYYMWKTTDRYVQQKRLKAAEAESKLKQVYIPNYNKPNPNQISVSSVKAGVVNGAGAPGQSPGAGRACESCYMSPLRVLLDILEEIWWLENANPVRWREARTQPQ, encoded by the exons ACTACGTCTACTTCGAGAACTCCTCCAGCAACCCGTACCTGATCCGGAGGATTGAGGAGCTCAACAAG ACGGCCAACGGGAACGTGGAGGCCAAGGTGGTGTGCTTCTACAGGAGGCGGGACATCTCCAGCACCCTCATCGCCCTGGCCGACAAGCACGCCA CCCTGTCCGTCTGCTATAAAACCGGATCGGGGGCCGACAACGGCGAGGAAG GAGAAatagaggaggaaatggaaaacCCAGAAATGGTAGACCTACCTGAGAAGCTCAAGCACCAGTTGAGGCATCGAGAACTATTTCTCTCAAGACAGTTGGAGTCACTGCCCGCCACCCACATCAG AGGGAAGTGCAGTGTCACTTTGCTCAACGAGACTGAGTCCCTCAAGTCCTACCTGGAGCGGGAG GACTTCTTCTTCTACTCTCTCGTCTACGACCCCCAGCAGAAGACCCTCCTGGCTGACAAGGGGGAGATCCGCGTAGGGAACCGGTACCAGGCGGACATCACCGACCTGCTGAAAGAAG GTGAGGAGGACGGCCGAGACCAGTCCAAGCTGGAGACCAAAGTGTGGGAGGCACACAACCCGCTCGTGGACAAGCAGATCGACCAGTTCCTGGTGGTGGCCCG ctccgTGGGCACCTTCGCGCGCGCCCTGGACTGCAGCAGCTCGGTCCGACAGCCCAGCCTGCACATGAGCGCCGCGGCCGCCTCCCGGGACATCACCTTG TTCCACGCCATGGACACCCTGCACAGGAGTGTGTACGATGTCGCCAAGGCCATCTCAGCCCTGGTGCCGCAGGgggggcccgtgctctgcagggACGAGATGGAGGAGTGGTCGGCCTCAGAGGCCAGCCTTTTCGAGGAGGCCCTGGAAAAATACGGGAAGGACTTCACGGACATTCAGCAAGATTTC CTGCCCTGGAAGTCGCTCACCAGCATCATCGAGTACTACTACATGTGGAAGACCACGGACAGATACGTGCAGCAG AAACGCTTGAAAGCAGCTGAGGCGGAGAGCAAGTTAAAGCAAGTCTATATCCCCAACTA TAACAAGCCAAACCCGAACCAGATCAGCGTCAGTAGCGTCAAGGCAGGCGTGGTGAACGGCGCAGGGGCGCCAGGCCAGAGCCCCGGGGCGGGCCGGGCCTGCGAGAGCTGTTACA TGTCGCCTCTGCGCGTCTTGTTGGACATATTGGAAGAAATATGGTGGCTTGAAAATGCCAACCCGGTTAGATGGAGAGAGGCCAGGACCCAACCGCAGTAA
- the MTA1 gene encoding metastasis-associated protein MTA1 isoform X3 produces MENPEMVDLPEKLKHQLRHRELFLSRQLESLPATHIRGKCSVTLLNETESLKSYLEREDFFFYSLVYDPQQKTLLADKGEIRVGNRYQADITDLLKEGEEDGRDQSKLETKVWEAHNPLVDKQIDQFLVVARSVGTFARALDCSSSVRQPSLHMSAAAASRDITLFHAMDTLHRSVYDVAKAISALVPQGGPVLCRDEMEEWSASEASLFEEALEKYGKDFTDIQQDFLPWKSLTSIIEYYYMWKTTDRYVQQKRLKAAEAESKLKQVYIPNYNKPNPNQISVSSVKAGVVNGAGAPGQSPGAGRACESCYTTQSYQWYSWGPPNMQCRLCASCWTYWKKYGGLKMPTRLDGERPGPNRSNMSPHGIPARSSGSPKFAVKTRQAFYLHTTKLTRIARRLCREILRPWHAARHPYMPINSAAIKAECTARLPEASQSPLVLKQAVRKPLEAVLRYLETHPRPPKPEPVKSVSGVLSGLAPAKSAPVINNGSPTILGKRSYEQHNGVDGNVKKRLLMPSRGLANHGQTRHMGPSRNLLLNGKAYPTKVRLIRGGSLPPVKRRRMNWIDAPDDVFYMATEETRKIRKLLSSSETKRAARRPYKPIALRPSQALPLRPPPPAPVNDEPIVIED; encoded by the exons atggaaaacCCAGAAATGGTAGACCTACCTGAGAAGCTCAAGCACCAGTTGAGGCATCGAGAACTATTTCTCTCAAGACAGTTGGAGTCACTGCCCGCCACCCACATCAG AGGGAAGTGCAGTGTCACTTTGCTCAACGAGACTGAGTCCCTCAAGTCCTACCTGGAGCGGGAG GACTTCTTCTTCTACTCTCTCGTCTACGACCCCCAGCAGAAGACCCTCCTGGCTGACAAGGGGGAGATCCGCGTAGGGAACCGGTACCAGGCGGACATCACCGACCTGCTGAAAGAAG GTGAGGAGGACGGCCGAGACCAGTCCAAGCTGGAGACCAAAGTGTGGGAGGCACACAACCCGCTCGTGGACAAGCAGATCGACCAGTTCCTGGTGGTGGCCCG ctccgTGGGCACCTTCGCGCGCGCCCTGGACTGCAGCAGCTCGGTCCGACAGCCCAGCCTGCACATGAGCGCCGCGGCCGCCTCCCGGGACATCACCTTG TTCCACGCCATGGACACCCTGCACAGGAGTGTGTACGATGTCGCCAAGGCCATCTCAGCCCTGGTGCCGCAGGgggggcccgtgctctgcagggACGAGATGGAGGAGTGGTCGGCCTCAGAGGCCAGCCTTTTCGAGGAGGCCCTGGAAAAATACGGGAAGGACTTCACGGACATTCAGCAAGATTTC CTGCCCTGGAAGTCGCTCACCAGCATCATCGAGTACTACTACATGTGGAAGACCACGGACAGATACGTGCAGCAG AAACGCTTGAAAGCAGCTGAGGCGGAGAGCAAGTTAAAGCAAGTCTATATCCCCAACTA TAACAAGCCAAACCCGAACCAGATCAGCGTCAGTAGCGTCAAGGCAGGCGTGGTGAACGGCGCAGGGGCGCCAGGCCAGAGCCCCGGGGCGGGCCGGGCCTGCGAGAGCTGTTACA CCACCCAGTCTTACCAGTGGTATTCTTGGGGTCCCCCTAACATGCAGTGTCGCCTCTGCGCGTCTTGTTGGACATATTGGAAGAAATATGGTGGCTTGAAAATGCCAACCCGGTTAGATGGAGAGAGGCCAGGACCCAACCGCAGTAACATG AGCCCCCACGGCATCCCAGCCCGGAGCAGCGGGAGCCCCAAGTTTGCCGTGAAGACGAGACAGGCCTTCTACCTGCACACCACCAAGCTCACACGGATCGCCCGGCGCCTGTGCCGCGAGATTCTGCGCCCGTGGCACGCTGCCCGGCACCcttacatgcccatcaacagtgcagCCATCAAGGCCGAGT GCACAGCCCGGCTGCCCGAAGCCTCCCAGAGCCCGCTGGTGCTGAAGCAGGCGGTGCGGAAGCCCCTGGAGGCTGTGCTGCGGTACCTCG agacccacccccgcccccccaagccCGAGCCCGTGAAGAGCGTGTCCGGCGTGCTCAGCGGCCTGGCCCCCGCCAAGTCGGCGCCCGTCATCAACAACGGCTCCCCCACCATCCTGGGCAAGAGGAGCTACGAGCAGCACAACGGGGTGGACG GCAACGTGAAGAAGCGCCTCTTGATGCCCAGTAGGG GTCTGGCGAATCACGGACAGACCAGGCACATG GGACCAAGCCGGAACCTCCTGCTCAACGGGAAGGCGTACCCCACCAAGGTGCGGCTGATCCGGGGGGGCTCCCTGCCCCCCGTCAAGCGGCGGCGGATGAACTGGATCGACGCCCCCGACGACGTGTTCTACATGGCCACCGAGGAGACCAG GAAGATCCGCAAGCTGCTCTCGTCCTCCGAGACCAAGCGCGCGGCCCGCAGGCCCTACAAGCCCATCGCCCTGCGCCCGAGCCAGGCCCTGCCGCtgcggccgccgccgcccgcgcccgtcAACGACGAGCCCATCGTCATCGAGGACTAg
- the MTA1 gene encoding metastasis-associated protein MTA1 isoform X1: MAANMYRVGDYVYFENSSSNPYLIRRIEELNKTANGNVEAKVVCFYRRRDISSTLIALADKHATLSVCYKTGSGADNGEEGEIEEEMENPEMVDLPEKLKHQLRHRELFLSRQLESLPATHIRGKCSVTLLNETESLKSYLEREDFFFYSLVYDPQQKTLLADKGEIRVGNRYQADITDLLKEGEEDGRDQSKLETKVWEAHNPLVDKQIDQFLVVARSVGTFARALDCSSSVRQPSLHMSAAAASRDITLFHAMDTLHRSVYDVAKAISALVPQGGPVLCRDEMEEWSASEASLFEEALEKYGKDFTDIQQDFLPWKSLTSIIEYYYMWKTTDRYVQQKRLKAAEAESKLKQVYIPNYNKPNPNQISVSSVKAGVVNGAGAPGQSPGAGRACESCYTTQSYQWYSWGPPNMQCRLCASCWTYWKKYGGLKMPTRLDGERPGPNRSNMSPHGIPARSSGSPKFAVKTRQAFYLHTTKLTRIARRLCREILRPWHAARHPYMPINSAAIKAECTARLPEASQSPLVLKQAVRKPLEAVLRYLETHPRPPKPEPVKSVSGVLSGLAPAKSAPVINNGSPTILGKRSYEQHNGVDGNVKKRLLMPSRGLANHGQTRHMGPSRNLLLNGKAYPTKVRLIRGGSLPPVKRRRMNWIDAPDDVFYMATEETRKIRKLLSSSETKRAARRPYKPIALRPSQALPLRPPPPAPVNDEPIVIED; this comes from the exons ACTACGTCTACTTCGAGAACTCCTCCAGCAACCCGTACCTGATCCGGAGGATTGAGGAGCTCAACAAG ACGGCCAACGGGAACGTGGAGGCCAAGGTGGTGTGCTTCTACAGGAGGCGGGACATCTCCAGCACCCTCATCGCCCTGGCCGACAAGCACGCCA CCCTGTCCGTCTGCTATAAAACCGGATCGGGGGCCGACAACGGCGAGGAAG GAGAAatagaggaggaaatggaaaacCCAGAAATGGTAGACCTACCTGAGAAGCTCAAGCACCAGTTGAGGCATCGAGAACTATTTCTCTCAAGACAGTTGGAGTCACTGCCCGCCACCCACATCAG AGGGAAGTGCAGTGTCACTTTGCTCAACGAGACTGAGTCCCTCAAGTCCTACCTGGAGCGGGAG GACTTCTTCTTCTACTCTCTCGTCTACGACCCCCAGCAGAAGACCCTCCTGGCTGACAAGGGGGAGATCCGCGTAGGGAACCGGTACCAGGCGGACATCACCGACCTGCTGAAAGAAG GTGAGGAGGACGGCCGAGACCAGTCCAAGCTGGAGACCAAAGTGTGGGAGGCACACAACCCGCTCGTGGACAAGCAGATCGACCAGTTCCTGGTGGTGGCCCG ctccgTGGGCACCTTCGCGCGCGCCCTGGACTGCAGCAGCTCGGTCCGACAGCCCAGCCTGCACATGAGCGCCGCGGCCGCCTCCCGGGACATCACCTTG TTCCACGCCATGGACACCCTGCACAGGAGTGTGTACGATGTCGCCAAGGCCATCTCAGCCCTGGTGCCGCAGGgggggcccgtgctctgcagggACGAGATGGAGGAGTGGTCGGCCTCAGAGGCCAGCCTTTTCGAGGAGGCCCTGGAAAAATACGGGAAGGACTTCACGGACATTCAGCAAGATTTC CTGCCCTGGAAGTCGCTCACCAGCATCATCGAGTACTACTACATGTGGAAGACCACGGACAGATACGTGCAGCAG AAACGCTTGAAAGCAGCTGAGGCGGAGAGCAAGTTAAAGCAAGTCTATATCCCCAACTA TAACAAGCCAAACCCGAACCAGATCAGCGTCAGTAGCGTCAAGGCAGGCGTGGTGAACGGCGCAGGGGCGCCAGGCCAGAGCCCCGGGGCGGGCCGGGCCTGCGAGAGCTGTTACA CCACCCAGTCTTACCAGTGGTATTCTTGGGGTCCCCCTAACATGCAGTGTCGCCTCTGCGCGTCTTGTTGGACATATTGGAAGAAATATGGTGGCTTGAAAATGCCAACCCGGTTAGATGGAGAGAGGCCAGGACCCAACCGCAGTAACATG AGCCCCCACGGCATCCCAGCCCGGAGCAGCGGGAGCCCCAAGTTTGCCGTGAAGACGAGACAGGCCTTCTACCTGCACACCACCAAGCTCACACGGATCGCCCGGCGCCTGTGCCGCGAGATTCTGCGCCCGTGGCACGCTGCCCGGCACCcttacatgcccatcaacagtgcagCCATCAAGGCCGAGT GCACAGCCCGGCTGCCCGAAGCCTCCCAGAGCCCGCTGGTGCTGAAGCAGGCGGTGCGGAAGCCCCTGGAGGCTGTGCTGCGGTACCTCG agacccacccccgcccccccaagccCGAGCCCGTGAAGAGCGTGTCCGGCGTGCTCAGCGGCCTGGCCCCCGCCAAGTCGGCGCCCGTCATCAACAACGGCTCCCCCACCATCCTGGGCAAGAGGAGCTACGAGCAGCACAACGGGGTGGACG GCAACGTGAAGAAGCGCCTCTTGATGCCCAGTAGGG GTCTGGCGAATCACGGACAGACCAGGCACATG GGACCAAGCCGGAACCTCCTGCTCAACGGGAAGGCGTACCCCACCAAGGTGCGGCTGATCCGGGGGGGCTCCCTGCCCCCCGTCAAGCGGCGGCGGATGAACTGGATCGACGCCCCCGACGACGTGTTCTACATGGCCACCGAGGAGACCAG GAAGATCCGCAAGCTGCTCTCGTCCTCCGAGACCAAGCGCGCGGCCCGCAGGCCCTACAAGCCCATCGCCCTGCGCCCGAGCCAGGCCCTGCCGCtgcggccgccgccgcccgcgcccgtcAACGACGAGCCCATCGTCATCGAGGACTAg
- the CRIP2 gene encoding LOW QUALITY PROTEIN: cysteine-rich protein 2 (The sequence of the model RefSeq protein was modified relative to this genomic sequence to represent the inferred CDS: inserted 2 bases in 1 codon; deleted 1 base in 1 codon), whose protein sequence is METVEDPAGPGRGHLARAAEGRRAGPVAPRPPGQVRPRPRGAPGGRTPRAGSRRPAPAAEQWARGQPGGRGGRGGGGGAGTGAGGGHRPTGCAXTMASKCPKCDKTVYFAEKVSSLGKDWHRFCLRCEHCSRTLTPGGHAEHDGKPFCHKPCYATLFGPKGVNIGGAGSYIYEKPSAEKPQVTGPIEVPVARAEERKAGGPPKGPSKASSVTTFTGEPNVCPRCNKRVYFAEKVTSLGKDWHRPCLRCERCGKTLTPGGHAEHDGQPYCHKPCYGILFGPKGVNTGAVGSYIYDKDPEGKVQP, encoded by the exons ATGGAAACAGTCGAGGACCCGGCGGGCCCGGGCAGAGGGCACCTCGCGCGCGCGGCCGAGGGGCGCCGGGCGGGCCCCGTCGCCCCCCGTCCGCCCGGGCAGgtgcgcccccgcccccgcggcgCCCCGGGCGGTCGGACCCCGAGGGCGGGCTCCCGACGCCCCGCCCCGGCCGCAGAG CAATGGGCGCGCGGACagccgggcgggcggggcgggcgcggcggcggcggcggcgcgggcacGGGCGCGGGCGGAGGACACCGGCCGACCGGGTGCGC GACCATGGCCTCCAAGTGCCCCAAGTGCGACAAGACCGTGTACTTCG CTGAGAAGGTGAGCTCCCTTGGCAAAGACTGGCACAGGTTCTGCCTCAGGTGTGAGCACTGCAGCAGGACGCTGACGCCCGGGGGCCATGCCGAG CATGACGGGAAGCCCTTCTGCCACAAGCCCTGCTATGCCACGCTGTTTGGACCCAAAG GGGTGAACATCGGAGGTGCCGGCTCCTACATCTACGAGAAGCCCTCTGCCGAGAAACCCCAAGTCACTGGCCCTATTGAGGTCCCTGTGGCCCGAGCTGAGGAGCGGAAGGCCGGTGGCCCCCCGAAGGGGCCCAGCAaag cttccAGCGTCACCACGTTCACCGGGGAACCCAACGTGTGTCCTCGCTGCAACAAGAGGGTCTACTTCG CCGAGAAGGTGACGTCTCTGGGCAAGGACTGGCACCGGCCGTGCCTGCGCTGTGAGCGCTGTGGGAAGACGCTGACCCCGGGCGGGCACGCGGAG CACGACGGCCAGCCCTACTGCCACAAGCCCTGCTATGGAATCCTTTTCGGACCCAAGG GCGTGAACACCGGAGCCGTGGGCAGCTACATCTATGACAAGGACCCCGAGGGCAAAGTTCAGCCCTAG